The following DNA comes from Riemerella anatipestifer ATCC 11845 = DSM 15868.
TAGGTGGTGTAGCCATTGCTTATGATGCGTTAAAAATGTATCTTAAAGATAAAGGTAACCCAGGAGAAATCAGCGGTTATAACCAAGACCAAAGATTCTTTTTGAGCTGGGCAACCGTATGGAGAACTAAATCTACCGAGCAATATATGATTAACCAAGTAAAAACTGACCCACACTCTCCAGGCTACTTCCGTAGTTTTGGACCGTTGGTAAATGTAGATGCTTGGTATGATGCCTTTAAAGTAGAAGCAAAAGACAAACACTACAAAAAACCAGAGGATAGAATTAAAATCTGGTAATAAAGTTTACAAAACGATGAGTGAGGCTATCTTTAATAGGATAGCCTCACTTTTATTTCTTCAAAGACACCTTCAAAAGAAATCCTTATCTTTGCTCTATGAATTTTATTAAAAATAATCTCGCTAATGCCTTTACTTTAGGCAATCTGTTTTCGGGGTGTGTAGGAGCTATCCATTTAGTTAACGGAGCTTACGAAATTACCGCTATATGCATTATTATTTCTTTAGTATTAGATTTTTTTGACGGATTTATAGCCCGTGCCTTACACGCCAACTCGCCTTTGGGGGTTCAGCTAGATTCTTTGGCAGATATGGTAAGTTTTGGGCTAATACCAGGGTTGGCAATGTATAAACTCCTAGAACCTTATGGCGTAAACATTGGCAGTTTTGCCTTTCCATTTGAAATAAAATACTTGGGGCTTTTCATTACCCTATTCTCTTGTCTAAGACTGGCTATTTTCAACATTGATGAAGAACAGAAATACTATTTCAAAGGACTAAATACACCTAGTAATACCGTTTTAATTTTCGGTATTTACTATATCGTAGCTAATGTATTTTCGTTAAAAATATTAGAGCCACCTCACTACGGTTGGGGACTTTTAGCTTTAACTGCACTTAGCTCGTGGCTACTAGTTAGCCCTATCAAAATGATAGCAATGAAGTTTAAATCTAAAAAACTAAGTGATAATTACCCTAAAATAGCCTTATTAGTAGGCGGGTTACTCATTCTAGCATTCTTTAAAATATACGCCATTCCTTTAATCGTGGTGTATTATATTTTAGTTTCTTTAATATTTCAAAAACAACTCAACTAATTTTCAATAATGAATTTAAAACTACATAAACCCCTGTGCATATTTGATTTGGAAACCACAGGTACTAATATTTCTAAAGACCGAATCGTAGAGATTTGTATTTTAAAAGTAAATACAGACGCTTCTAGAGAAACCAAAACTTGGCTTGTAAACCCAGAAATGCACATTCCGGCGTTTGCAACTGCGGTACACGGTATTTCCGATGAAGATGTAAAGGACGCCCCTACCCTTAAAGAAATTGCTCCAAAAATTATGGAAATGATTTCAGGAGCAGACTTAGGCGGATTTAACTCTAACCGATTTGATGTCCCACTTCTTGCCGAAGAAATGCTAAGAGCAGGCGTAGATTTTGACCTTAGTAAAATGAAACTGGTGGATGCCCAAGTGATTTTCCATAAAATGGAACCTAGAAATTTAAGTGCCGCTTATCAGTTCTATTGCAACAAAACCCTAGAAGACGCCCATTCCGCAGAGGCAGACACCCTCGCTACTTTTGAAGTACTAGATGCCCAAGTAGGCAAATATGAGGAGCTACCTAAAGACATCAATGGTCTAAGCGAGTTTTCTTACCATCAAAAATTTGCAGACTTAGCAGGTTTTATTGCTTTTGATGACAAAGGACAAGAGATTTTCACCTTTGGTAAATATAAAGGACAACTGGTAGAAGAGGTTTTAGCCAAAGACGCAGGTTATTTCGGTTGGGTACAAAATGCTGACTTCCCGCTTTACACCAAGAAAGTGCTTACCAGCATACAGCTAAGACGAAAATTTTAATCGTTCAATCTAAAATAGTTGATTTATGAAAATCCTTTGCATCGGAAGAAACTATACCGAACACGCCAAAGAACTCGGCAATGCGATACCAGAAGAGCCTGTTATTTTTATAAAACCCGACACTGCACTGCTTAAAGGAAACGATTTCTATATCCCCGAATTTTCTAACGAAATACACTACGAGCTGGAAGTTGTCCTAAAAATATCCA
Coding sequences within:
- a CDS encoding CDP-alcohol phosphatidyltransferase family protein; this translates as MNFIKNNLANAFTLGNLFSGCVGAIHLVNGAYEITAICIIISLVLDFFDGFIARALHANSPLGVQLDSLADMVSFGLIPGLAMYKLLEPYGVNIGSFAFPFEIKYLGLFITLFSCLRLAIFNIDEEQKYYFKGLNTPSNTVLIFGIYYIVANVFSLKILEPPHYGWGLLALTALSSWLLVSPIKMIAMKFKSKKLSDNYPKIALLVGGLLILAFFKIYAIPLIVVYYILVSLIFQKQLN
- a CDS encoding 3'-5' exonuclease codes for the protein MNLKLHKPLCIFDLETTGTNISKDRIVEICILKVNTDASRETKTWLVNPEMHIPAFATAVHGISDEDVKDAPTLKEIAPKIMEMISGADLGGFNSNRFDVPLLAEEMLRAGVDFDLSKMKLVDAQVIFHKMEPRNLSAAYQFYCNKTLEDAHSAEADTLATFEVLDAQVGKYEELPKDINGLSEFSYHQKFADLAGFIAFDDKGQEIFTFGKYKGQLVEEVLAKDAGYFGWVQNADFPLYTKKVLTSIQLRRKF